The Oscillatoria salina IIICB1 genome contains a region encoding:
- the rpiA gene encoding ribose-5-phosphate isomerase RpiA, translated as MVGENDPVKVMKQEVGKAAAARVESGMIVGLGTGSTTAYAIEFLGSRLQSGELKNIKGVPTSFQAEVLAKKYGIPLTSLDAISQIDIAIDGADEVDPQKNLIKGGGAAHTREKVVDSLADMFIVVVDSGKLVKELGSTFLLPVEVIPMAISPAMRAIEKLGGKPELRMGVKKAGPVVTDQGNLVIDVKFDKIDNPGELEKTINNIPGVLENGLFVNVADLVLVGEIVDGKPTVREM; from the coding sequence ATGGTAGGAGAAAACGATCCAGTTAAGGTAATGAAGCAAGAAGTGGGTAAAGCTGCGGCTGCCCGCGTGGAATCTGGTATGATTGTTGGATTAGGTACTGGTTCGACGACAGCTTATGCCATTGAGTTTTTGGGATCTCGCTTGCAAAGTGGAGAGTTAAAAAATATTAAGGGAGTACCTACTTCTTTCCAAGCTGAGGTATTGGCTAAAAAATATGGCATTCCCTTGACAAGTTTGGACGCAATTTCCCAAATTGACATAGCAATTGATGGCGCTGATGAAGTAGATCCGCAAAAAAACTTAATCAAAGGTGGCGGTGCGGCACATACTCGCGAGAAAGTTGTCGATTCTCTGGCAGATATGTTTATTGTTGTAGTAGATAGTGGCAAACTTGTCAAGGAGTTAGGCTCAACATTTTTGCTACCAGTAGAAGTAATTCCGATGGCTATTTCCCCAGCAATGCGCGCTATTGAAAAGTTAGGTGGAAAGCCCGAATTACGCATGGGAGTTAAGAAAGCTGGACCTGTTGTTACCGACCAAGGTAATTTGGTAATTGATGTCAAATTCGACAAAATTGACAATCCTGGGGAGTTAGAAAAGACAATTAATAATATTCCTGGGGTACTAGAAAATGGTTTATTTGTCAATGTTGCCGATCTTGTTTTAGTCGGCGAAATTGTTGACGGGAAACCCACAGTAAGAGAGATGTAA
- a CDS encoding EAL domain-containing protein, whose amino-acid sequence MKAATALNLIIQPPNYLSSQFFEKLGFQPLPEIPLLLYKPIVNAEIINLFQGFGKALPTTELAGTRFLLTRSPHTDSQIAIEFLQAQPLLKVIQAAKNAWFFNVIFQQNLFFQYQPIFNLQSGKIFAYECLARAKDNNLQIKNGKELVDAALETQLIYDFDELARSTCVESIAALKSNQIFFINILPNALVNNPLAFEQNLKQIERAHLKPSQIVFELTELQAIATNRPLLKILHQLRQQGFGIAIDDLCSNTNLDHYFLEYHPDIIKIDRQIVHGCSNHPIKGMLFKAIVASAHELGCLAIAEGLENPEDIKFCRNLGVDMGQGFGLAMPGQILRQEPLNHFTPSIKIAS is encoded by the coding sequence ATGAAGGCAGCAACAGCACTTAATTTAATCATTCAGCCTCCAAACTACCTAAGTTCTCAATTCTTCGAGAAACTAGGTTTTCAACCATTACCAGAAATTCCCCTGTTGCTGTACAAACCAATTGTTAATGCTGAAATCATTAATCTTTTTCAAGGTTTCGGTAAAGCTTTACCAACTACAGAACTAGCTGGAACCCGTTTTTTGTTAACGAGATCGCCACACACTGATTCTCAAATAGCGATTGAGTTTTTACAAGCACAACCTTTGCTTAAAGTGATTCAAGCAGCTAAAAATGCTTGGTTTTTCAACGTAATTTTTCAGCAGAATTTATTTTTTCAATACCAACCTATTTTTAATTTACAATCAGGTAAAATATTTGCCTATGAATGTTTGGCTCGCGCCAAAGACAATAATTTGCAAATAAAAAATGGCAAAGAATTAGTTGATGCAGCCCTGGAAACCCAACTTATTTATGATTTCGATGAATTAGCTCGTAGCACTTGTGTAGAATCAATTGCTGCTCTAAAAAGCAATCAGATTTTTTTTATTAATATTTTGCCCAATGCTTTAGTAAATAATCCCCTAGCTTTCGAGCAAAACTTAAAACAAATAGAAAGAGCCCACTTAAAACCATCTCAAATTGTTTTCGAGCTAACCGAACTCCAGGCGATCGCTACAAATCGCCCCTTGTTAAAAATACTTCACCAACTTCGCCAACAGGGATTCGGGATTGCGATCGACGATTTGTGTAGTAACACCAACCTAGATCACTATTTCCTCGAATATCACCCTGACATCATCAAAATAGACAGACAAATCGTACATGGTTGTAGCAACCACCCAATCAAAGGAATGTTGTTTAAAGCAATAGTAGCCTCAGCACACGAACTCGGTTGTTTGGCGATCGCCGAAGGACTAGAAAATCCTGAAGATATCAAGTTCTGCCGCAATTTAGGCGTGGACATGGGACAAGGATTTGGTCTTGCCATGCCAGGACAAATTTTGCGGCAGGAACCACTCAATCATTTTACTCCTTCGATCAAAATCGCTTCATAG